Proteins encoded together in one Candidatus Binataceae bacterium window:
- the nudC gene encoding NAD(+) diphosphatase, whose translation MIPFSGSPLDRASDKRTDNAWIESKRRDPSSLILPLWRLDLFLRGAQGAADPSLGLVAPQLIEGLADPQAPWVFLGLDGERALFALDISAAQEPSQQGPLAGLGHFRDARSAAQLVSAGEAAIIAQAKAMIEWHQRHGFCPRCGAPTTLMDAGYRRLCGKCESEHFPRVDPVVIMLAIEGNACLVGRNLRFATNRFSALAGFMEPGETIEEAVRRELMEEASLRVGEVSYYATQPWPFPSTLMIGCFAKALSREVKPDGKELGELRWLERELARDLIAGKRTDGIGLPAPVAIAHHLIRAWAFGEQ comes from the coding sequence TTCCGTTTTCTGGCAGTCCACTGGACCGCGCCAGCGACAAGCGCACCGATAACGCCTGGATTGAGTCCAAACGGCGCGACCCTTCCTCCCTGATTTTACCGCTGTGGCGCCTCGATCTGTTTTTACGCGGAGCACAAGGAGCGGCCGATCCCAGCCTGGGGTTGGTGGCGCCGCAACTCATCGAAGGCCTGGCCGACCCGCAAGCGCCCTGGGTTTTTCTCGGCCTGGACGGCGAGCGAGCGCTTTTCGCCCTCGATATTTCCGCGGCCCAGGAGCCCAGCCAGCAAGGGCCGCTGGCCGGACTGGGCCATTTCCGCGATGCGCGCAGCGCGGCCCAGCTCGTATCCGCCGGCGAGGCCGCGATTATCGCGCAGGCCAAGGCGATGATCGAGTGGCATCAGCGCCATGGCTTCTGTCCGCGCTGCGGTGCGCCGACCACGTTGATGGACGCCGGCTACCGGCGGTTGTGCGGCAAATGTGAGAGCGAACATTTTCCCCGGGTCGACCCGGTCGTGATCATGCTCGCCATCGAGGGCAACGCCTGCCTGGTCGGCCGCAACCTGCGCTTTGCCACCAACCGTTTCTCCGCGCTGGCGGGCTTCATGGAGCCCGGCGAGACGATCGAGGAGGCAGTGCGGCGCGAGTTGATGGAGGAAGCTTCGCTGCGGGTCGGCGAGGTCAGCTACTACGCCACTCAGCCCTGGCCCTTTCCCTCCACCCTGATGATCGGATGCTTCGCCAAGGCGCTAAGCCGCGAGGTCAAGCCCGACGGCAAGGAACTGGGCGAGTTGCGCTGGCTTGAGCGCGAGCTGGCGCGCGATTTGATCGCGGGCAAACGGACCGACGGCATCGGCTTGCCGGCGCCGGTCGCAATCGCCCATCATCTGATACGCGCCTGGGCCTTCGGCGAGCAGTAG